Proteins from a single region of Undibacterium sp. KW1:
- a CDS encoding phage holin family protein, whose product MAISDSLGQLAATLSSMVRTRLELAAVELEEELAHFSSSLIWSLTALFFACIAIMLAILTVVAVFWDTTYRYTVLLALITVFGLLAVGIALHLRKQFRDKPGLLFHSLAELKKDASVFNRSNDNQKDQG is encoded by the coding sequence ATGGCTATCAGCGATTCGCTGGGACAACTTGCTGCGACACTGAGCAGTATGGTTCGTACCCGCCTGGAACTGGCTGCGGTTGAGCTGGAAGAAGAGCTTGCGCATTTTTCTTCCAGCCTGATATGGTCATTGACAGCATTGTTTTTTGCCTGCATTGCCATCATGCTGGCAATACTGACCGTGGTAGCCGTGTTTTGGGATACGACTTACCGCTATACGGTATTGCTGGCTTTAATCACTGTATTTGGTCTGCTGGCTGTGGGAATCGCCTTACACTTGCGCAAACAGTTCCGTGACAAACCCGGCTTGTTATTCCATAGCCTGGCTGAACTGAAAAAAGATGCCTCTGTCTTCAATCGTAGTAATGATAATCAAAAGGATCAGGGCTAG